Genomic segment of Fibrobacter sp. UWH6:
GCTTTACGCCGGGCAGATTTTCCTTGACAAACTTGTCCACAAAATCAATGTTTCCCTTCAGGTATTTTTTCAACGCTTCAAGCCATTCTTCGCCGTGTTCGTATGCGGCCTGGGCGGCAACCAGCCCAGGAATCGTGACTTGGCTGTAACCGATGCCATCGATTTCCTTGCGGATGGCCTTGCGGACTTCGGGATTCTTGATAAAGGCGTGGGCGATTTGGAGGCCAGCCAGATTGAATGTCTTTGTGGGAGACGTTACCGTAATGGAATTGTCCGCGAACTTTTCACCCAGGGAAGCGAACACGGTGTGGGTTCCTTCGAAAACGAAATCGTTATGGATTTCATCGGCGACAACGAACACATTATGCTTCAGGCAGATTTCACCAACGCGCAAAAGTTCTTCACGAGTCCATACGCGGCAAACCGGATTGTGGGGGCTGCAAAGCAAAAACAACTTCACATTATTTTCCACAATCTTTCTTTCAAAATCTTCGAAGTCAATGTGATAGCGTCCATCTTCGCCGTAAACGAGATCGTTGCTGACAAGCTTGCGATCGTTCTGCAGAATCACATCCGGGAAATGCATATAGACCGGCTGCTGAATCAGCACGGCATCGCCCACTTTCGTAAAGGCCTTGATTGCCAAGGCCAGCACAATCATGACGCCTGGAGTCTTGATTACCCATCTGGGATCAAATTCAAAATTGTGGCGACGACGGTAAAAATTCTGAAGCGCCCTGAAGTATTCGGCCTTGGGTTCGGTGTAGCCAAAAATGCCATGTTCCACAGAGCGGATCAGAGCATCCTGAACAAAGGAGGACGTTCTGAAATCCATATCCGCAATCCACAGCGGCAACAAACCGTTAGAATCTTCGCCCGGTCTCAATGCGCCGCGTTCCACTGCAAAATCATACTTCAGGCAGTTGGTACCGCGACGATCCACAATCTCGTCAAAATTTAAATTTCTCTCTTTCGTCATTTTTGAAATCCTCTTTTTTTCCGTACACATTTGTCATTGCGAGGAGCGCTAGCGACGTGGCAATCTAAGCTAGATTCTGCTCCTTCGAACCTAATTCAACTAAGGAACTAAAGTTCCTAGTTTCATATATCGCTTCGCTCAGAATGACACTGACAAGCACTTCATTACATATAAGTCACTCAAAGCGAAGCGCCCTCATACCTCAAAGGCCGCAGGCCGCCCTCACACCTCTTAAACATACGCTCCGTCGTTACCCGAGTGCAGTTCTATAATGGCATTCTCAAAATCCTTAATCAAATCCTGCACATTTTCAATGCCCACAGACAAGCGCAAAACGCTAGGCGTAATTCCATTCTTCTCCAAAATATCCTTGGGCACATCCGCGTGAGTCTGAGTAATCGGGTAAGTAATCAGCGATTCCACACCGCCAAGGCTTTCTGCAAACTGAATCAGTTTCACATTTTCCAAAATATACAAAGCCAATTCCCTGGATTCCACTTCAAAAGTTATCATGCTACCAAAACCAGTAGCTTCATCCTTCAAAATATCGTGACCTGGATAATCTTCAAAACCCGGATAATAAACCTTCTTCACATGCTTATTGTTGCGGAGCCACTGTGCAATTTCGCAGGCATTTTCTGCCTGGCGCTCCATGCGAATAGGCAAAGTCTTGATACCGCGAAGCAAAAGCCAGCTATCGAAAGGAGCAAGGCCCGATCCAACAGTCTTGATCAAGAAACGAAACTTGTCCGCAATATCCTGGCGGTTCGTAGCAAGGAAGCCCGCCAAGGTATCATTATGACCGCACAAAAACTTGGTTCCGCTTTCCACAACGATATCCGCTCCCAACTTCAGCGGCTGAGAAAAATAGGGAGAAAGGAAGGTGTTATCCACAATGCACAAAATGCCGTGAGTCTTGGCGATACCTGCAATGCGACGCACCGACACAATGTTCATCATGGGATTGGTGGGAGTTTCAAAATAAAGGGCCTTGGTATTGGGCTTAATAAAATTTTCAATATTGTCCTGAGCAAAATTTACACGGGTAATTTCTAGACCGTTTTTCTTGCTGACATTATCAAACAGACGAATGCTTCCGCCATATAGATCGGAGTCAATAATAATGTTGTCGCCCGGTTCAAAAATTTCAAAGAGGGCGGTAATGGCCGCCATGCCCGAAGAATAAGCAAGAGCATCTATACCACCTTCCAGCGAAGCTACAATCTTTTCAAGCTGTTCCCTGGTGGGATTTTGCAAGCGGCTATAATCAAAACCGGTAGACTTGCCAACGCCCCTGTGAGCGAAAGTTGCCGTCTGGTAAATGGGAAAACTGATGGATCCCGTAGAATCCTTGTCAAAACGTTTCAAATCACCGTGTATACATCGTGTTTCAATTCCTAAGCTCATGTTCGCGCACTCCTTTTTCGAATGGCCATTAACCTTTTATTTCCTAGCGTTTTAGTAGGATTATTCACGAGACCAAATATAGAAGGCAGTTTTCAATTTGTCCAATACTTAATTTTTAGCGGTTTATATAAGATTTTTTTATACCGCAATACAAGAACGCATACCATAAAAAACAACCGTCCCCCAAAGGGAACGGCCGCCTTTAACCAAATAGAAATTCTTGTCGGCTTTAACCCCAAACTTCTTCGGTAATCTCCTTCACCAAGGCAATCTTTGCCCACTGTTCTTCCACCGTCAACTTGTTGCCCACTTCGCAAGAGGCAAAACCGCACTGGGGGCTAAGAGACAGACGATCCAGCGGAATGTACTTTGCGGCTTCCTTGATGCGGGCGATAACAGCAGCCTTGTCTTCCAGCTGGGGGGTCTTGGAAGTAATCAAGCCAAGGACAACCTTCTTGTCGGCACTCACCTTTGCCAAAGGCTCAAAACCACCAGAGCGTTCGTCATCATATTCCAGGTAGAGGGTGTCCACATTTTCGTTGGCGAAAACGTAATCCGCAACGGAATCGTAGGGGCCGCTAGTAAAATAGGTGGAGTGATAGTTTCCGCGACAGATGTGGGTATTGATAATCAAGTCTTCCGGCGCACCTTCCACAGACAAATTATTCACCAAAAGCAACTGCTTTTTCACATCTTCAAGATCCAGGCCAAGAGCCTTGTAACGCTGGGCGGCAGCATCGCCAACAATGGCGCCCCAGGTACAGTCATCCAGCTGAATCACGCGACAGCCGGCATCATAGAACTGACGGATCACGGCACGGTAAGCGTAAGCGATGTCCTGAATCAGCTCTTCGTTGGTGAGGTAAAACTTGCGGGTAGTCTCGATGTTCTGCGGAACAATCAGCTGCTGGAACAGCTGGGCCGGAGCCGGGAAAGTCTGCTTTGCCACATGTCCTTCAGATTCCAGGGACTTTACAAACCTAAAGTTCTCCACAAAGGGATGCGGTTTCGCCTTGATTTTCCCAACCAAAAAAGTGGCATCCAAATCGGCCACTTCACCGGCAAACTGAACGCCGCCGCCCACACGTTCGTGAGCCACGCCTTCAAATCCCCAGAAGAAATCCAAATGCCAGAACCTACGGTTGTATTCGCCATCGGTAATGTAATGGAGGCCAGCCTTCTTCTGCTTTTCGACCAGCTTCACAATTTCGGGGTTGACAATTTCGTTAAACTGCGTAAGGGTAATCTTACCTTCGTTAAAATCTGCACGAGCCTGCTTTACGGCTGCCGGGCGGAGAAAACTACCAACCACATCAAAATGGGTAATAAGAGCATTGTTCTGAGTCATTTGTCTTTCCTTTTCATGTTTTCGCGGAATCGTACCCGCGCCGCCTTCAAAGGCGGAAGTTATTTATGAACGGCGACAAATATAAAACAGGCAATATTACTTTGTCCAATACTTAATTTTTAGCACTTATTATAGATTTTTCCTATAATAAGACATATCAAATCGAAAATTTTATGATATATTTCTCCAAATTGGAATATATTTTTCTTACATTAATCGGTAAAAGTCGGACATTTTATTCTACATAAGTAACGTGAAACAGTTTCAATTTGAGTTTTCAGGTGTCGGCAAGCTCAAAAGAGAGCTCGATAAAATCAATCAGTGGCGAAAGTCCAAGGTGACCTCCGCTGTCGTTTTTAGTATCTACGCAGAAAACATTGACCAGGAGCAAATCGATCTCGCCTGCGAAATCATCGAGAGCGAAATGCCGGACGCACAGTACCTCGGGTGTTCCACAAACGGAACCATCACCGAAGGCAGACTTTCGGACTCCCCCTTCGTAGTTGTCTGTACCATTTGCGAATACCCTTCTACCCAGGTACACCTACTGCAATATCCTCTATCGGAAGACAATGCACTGGATGCTATCGAGAACCTGAAAAAAGAATTGGAAAAACGTCCTTGGGTTAAAGCCATCGAATTACTAGCGACTATTCGCGGCATGTCCATGACTCCGTTCTGCGAGGCTTGCACCGAAATCAACCCAGACATTCAGATTTTTGGCGGTGGCGCATTCAACATAGACTTGAACAACGACAACGCCTGCGTATTCTCCAAGGCCAGGGGCTATTCAGAAAAAGGCGTCGTCTTCCTGCTTTGCGGAGGCGATGACTTAAACATTCACACCACACATATTACCGGCTGGAAACCCCTGGGTAGGGAATTCCTCGTGACCAAGGCAAACGGAAGCATCTTGCAGGAACTGGACGGCAAGCCGGCCTACGACGCCTACTACAAGTATCTGAACATTCCCAACAACGAGCATTTCTTCTACAACACCCTAGAATTTCCCTTCTTCTACAAACATCATGGAATCAACATCCTGAGAGCCCCCATCGCAAGTAACGCCGACGGGTCCCTCACCATGACTTCCAACATTGAAGAAAACGTCTACGCGAGAATTGCCTATGGCGATCCATGGACCATTCTTAACAGTATTGAAGAAGGTGGCCGCAAAATTGCGGAATTCCAACCTGAGATCCTAAAGGTTTTCTCTTGCGCCGCTCGCAGAACATTCTGGGGCAACGACGAAATCAGTAAAGAAACAGGTCCGTTCCAGAGCATCGCACCCACTTCGGGTTTCTACACTTCCGGCGAATTCCTTCGTACCGACAAGGATCTGATCCAGCATAACGTCACCCTAGTCATCGCCGCCATGCGCGAAGGACCCATCGATGACAAGGCCCATTTCGAAATGGATTCCGAAAATTTCTCGGGCAAGGTTTCAATGATCAGCCGACTGGCAAAATTCATCGAAGCCGCTACAGCGGAACTGGCCGAAGCCAACCAGAAACTGGCAAAGATGGCTATCGAAGACAGCTTAACCAATCTCTGCAACCGTGCCGAAACCCAACGCAGAATCAGGGAAGCTCTGGAAGATTACAACAACACTGGCAAAAAGGTCAGTCTCATTATGATGGACATCGACAACTTCAAGATGGTCAACGACACCTACGGCCATAAGGAAGGAGACAACGTCATCCTCGGCCTTACAAAGGTCATCAAGGAAACCGTCGAAAAGAGCAACCCCGACGCTTCTTGCGGTCGCTGGGGCGGCGAAGAATTCATGGTAGTTCTTCCCGGCATCGATTGCCATAAAGCGGCAGAAATCGCAAACGAAATCAGGACATCCTTTGCAGCAATCTTGTTCCCCAAGGCACGACGAAAAACAATCAGTGTCGGCGTCGTAGAAGCACTGCGAGGCGAGAACGCCGACATGGTCTGTGTACGAGTCGATAGCGCTCTATACGAAGCAAAGAACAATGGCAAGAATCAGGTTTTTATCGGGTAATGGAGACACAAAATGAATACGCAAAAATTAGACGCTCTTTTTGAAGCTTACTCCATCGCCGCAGACGGCGCATACGTTTATGTATGCGACATCAAGAACGATTACTCCAAATGGTCCAAGGCCGCAGTTGACTACTTCGGCCTTCCCGGAGAATACATGGAAAGCGCAGGTCACATCTGGCTTGGCCACATCAGCCCCGACGACCGTGAAGATTTCGAAACCAGCATTGCAGACGTCTTTGAGGGTAGAGAAAAAAGTCACAACATCCAGTACCGAGCAATGGCCAAAGACGGCAAATACGTTCTTTGCACCTGCAGCGGAGTATCCATTCCTGACGATGACGGAACCCCGGCGTACTTCTGCGGAATCATCAAGAATCACGATTGCCTGAACTACACGGATTCCATCACAAATCTCCGCAGCCTTTACGGTTTCCTGGAAGATATCAAAGGCTGCCTATGGAAAAAGCAGAAAATCAGCACCATCATAATCGGACTTGAGGATTTCTCCAGAGCAAACGACATCTACAACTACGCCTTCGGAAACAGAATCCTCCGCAAGTTCGGTTCTATCTTGCAGCAGGCATTCCGCGGTATGGGCACTACCTACCGTATGGACGGAACAAAGTTTGCCGTTATTTCCGAGAATTCCTCCATCGAGGAACTGAATACAGTCTACCGCGACGTGCAGGAATTGGTGGCACAGAACTTCTACGTGGCATCGGACCGTATCGCCCTTTCACTTTGCGCAGGGGCAGTTACTATTGCAGACTTTTCCGTTACCGCAGACACAGTCTATTCCTGCCTAAAATACGCCTTTGCGGAATCCAAGAACTCCCGCCATGGAGACCTGTATCTTTTCGAAGAAGCCCTGAACAACGATCAGAAGGACACTCTGAAAAGAATCAACTTCATTCGCAACTGCATCATCGACAACTGCAGCGGTTTCTACCTCTGTTACCAGCCCGTAGTTGACACAAAAACCGAAATATTGAAGGGAGCCGAAGCCCTGATCCGCTGGCGTAGCGACGTCTATGGCGTGGTTCCGCCGCTATCCTTCATTCCCGTTTTGGAACAGGACAGCCTCTTCCCAGAACTGGGCAAATGGATCCTGAGACAGGCCCTTATAGACTGCAAGAAAATTCTGATGGGCAATCCAGGTTTTATCATCAACGTGAACCTCTCTTACGCCCAGCTGGAAAAGGGTGATTTCGCCCAGGATGTCATAGACATTCTTGAAGAAACTCAGTTCCCTGCAGAAAACCTCTGCCTTGAAATT
This window contains:
- a CDS encoding MalY/PatB family protein, producing MTKERNLNFDEIVDRRGTNCLKYDFAVERGALRPGEDSNGLLPLWIADMDFRTSSFVQDALIRSVEHGIFGYTEPKAEYFRALQNFYRRRHNFEFDPRWVIKTPGVMIVLALAIKAFTKVGDAVLIQQPVYMHFPDVILQNDRKLVSNDLVYGEDGRYHIDFEDFERKIVENNVKLFLLCSPHNPVCRVWTREELLRVGEICLKHNVFVVADEIHNDFVFEGTHTVFASLGEKFADNSITVTSPTKTFNLAGLQIAHAFIKNPEVRKAIRKEIDGIGYSQVTIPGLVAAQAAYEHGEEWLEALKKYLKGNIDFVDKFVKENLPGVKLVPMEATYLAWLDFKGTGLSTTQVDDLIRNKARLWLNSGTLFGKTGECFQRVNLACPRRILEEALNRIKKALEAL
- a CDS encoding PLP-dependent aspartate aminotransferase family protein, yielding MSLGIETRCIHGDLKRFDKDSTGSISFPIYQTATFAHRGVGKSTGFDYSRLQNPTREQLEKIVASLEGGIDALAYSSGMAAITALFEIFEPGDNIIIDSDLYGGSIRLFDNVSKKNGLEITRVNFAQDNIENFIKPNTKALYFETPTNPMMNIVSVRRIAGIAKTHGILCIVDNTFLSPYFSQPLKLGADIVVESGTKFLCGHNDTLAGFLATNRQDIADKFRFLIKTVGSGLAPFDSWLLLRGIKTLPIRMERQAENACEIAQWLRNNKHVKKVYYPGFEDYPGHDILKDEATGFGSMITFEVESRELALYILENVKLIQFAESLGGVESLITYPITQTHADVPKDILEKNGITPSVLRLSVGIENVQDLIKDFENAIIELHSGNDGAYV
- a CDS encoding diguanylate cyclase, translated to MKQFQFEFSGVGKLKRELDKINQWRKSKVTSAVVFSIYAENIDQEQIDLACEIIESEMPDAQYLGCSTNGTITEGRLSDSPFVVVCTICEYPSTQVHLLQYPLSEDNALDAIENLKKELEKRPWVKAIELLATIRGMSMTPFCEACTEINPDIQIFGGGAFNIDLNNDNACVFSKARGYSEKGVVFLLCGGDDLNIHTTHITGWKPLGREFLVTKANGSILQELDGKPAYDAYYKYLNIPNNEHFFYNTLEFPFFYKHHGINILRAPIASNADGSLTMTSNIEENVYARIAYGDPWTILNSIEEGGRKIAEFQPEILKVFSCAARRTFWGNDEISKETGPFQSIAPTSGFYTSGEFLRTDKDLIQHNVTLVIAAMREGPIDDKAHFEMDSENFSGKVSMISRLAKFIEAATAELAEANQKLAKMAIEDSLTNLCNRAETQRRIREALEDYNNTGKKVSLIMMDIDNFKMVNDTYGHKEGDNVILGLTKVIKETVEKSNPDASCGRWGGEEFMVVLPGIDCHKAAEIANEIRTSFAAILFPKARRKTISVGVVEALRGENADMVCVRVDSALYEAKNNGKNQVFIG
- a CDS encoding EAL domain-containing protein, which codes for MNTQKLDALFEAYSIAADGAYVYVCDIKNDYSKWSKAAVDYFGLPGEYMESAGHIWLGHISPDDREDFETSIADVFEGREKSHNIQYRAMAKDGKYVLCTCSGVSIPDDDGTPAYFCGIIKNHDCLNYTDSITNLRSLYGFLEDIKGCLWKKQKISTIIIGLEDFSRANDIYNYAFGNRILRKFGSILQQAFRGMGTTYRMDGTKFAVISENSSIEELNTVYRDVQELVAQNFYVASDRIALSLCAGAVTIADFSVTADTVYSCLKYAFAESKNSRHGDLYLFEEALNNDQKDTLKRINFIRNCIIDNCSGFYLCYQPVVDTKTEILKGAEALIRWRSDVYGVVPPLSFIPVLEQDSLFPELGKWILRQALIDCKKILMGNPGFIINVNLSYAQLEKGDFAQDVIDILEETQFPAENLCLEITERCRLLNINQLKKIFSALRKKGVRIALDDFGTGFSSLGILRDLPVNTVKIDRGYVMNIENDAKDRNTVKFISDLAKSFSAEVCAEGIETEGMRNELRELNVTSLQGYYYSKPIEIGEFLKKFCK
- a CDS encoding 5-methyltetrahydropteroyltriglutamate--homocysteine S-methyltransferase encodes the protein MTQNNALITHFDVVGSFLRPAAVKQARADFNEGKITLTQFNEIVNPEIVKLVEKQKKAGLHYITDGEYNRRFWHLDFFWGFEGVAHERVGGGVQFAGEVADLDATFLVGKIKAKPHPFVENFRFVKSLESEGHVAKQTFPAPAQLFQQLIVPQNIETTRKFYLTNEELIQDIAYAYRAVIRQFYDAGCRVIQLDDCTWGAIVGDAAAQRYKALGLDLEDVKKQLLLVNNLSVEGAPEDLIINTHICRGNYHSTYFTSGPYDSVADYVFANENVDTLYLEYDDERSGGFEPLAKVSADKKVVLGLITSKTPQLEDKAAVIARIKEAAKYIPLDRLSLSPQCGFASCEVGNKLTVEEQWAKIALVKEITEEVWG